Proteins found in one Cyanobium sp. ATX 6F1 genomic segment:
- a CDS encoding lipopolysaccharide assembly protein LapA domain-containing protein, translating into MRQLNFLLIFSFGLAMVMFTLENTAATTVRFLPGINLTLPLAALLLVVGGVGATAAWVFAVWTGVIKKVETLADNGELEAQQVRIRELEEDVQRYRATVDAQLGLLPAAGETSAVAGLGESG; encoded by the coding sequence ATGCGACAGCTGAATTTTCTGCTGATCTTCAGCTTCGGCCTTGCGATGGTGATGTTCACCCTCGAGAACACCGCGGCCACCACGGTGCGCTTCCTGCCGGGGATCAACCTCACCCTGCCCCTGGCCGCGCTGCTGCTGGTGGTGGGGGGCGTGGGGGCCACCGCCGCCTGGGTGTTCGCCGTCTGGACCGGAGTGATCAAGAAGGTGGAAACCCTCGCCGACAACGGTGAGCTGGAAGCCCAACAGGTGCGCATCCGCGAACTCGAGGAAGACGTGCAGCGCTACCGGGCCACGGTGGACGCCCAGCTGGGACTGCTGCCGGCGGCCGGTGAAACCTCAGCGGTGGCTGGCCTGGGTGAAAGCGGGTAG
- a CDS encoding NAD(P)H-quinone oxidoreductase subunit 4 — MLDFAVTTGSVAAVPWLSISILFPIAAALAIPFIPDAGDGKTVRWYALGVSLITFLVTAAAYLNGYDPSVEGLQLIERVEWLPDLGLAWSVGADGLSMPLILLTSFITALAVLAAWPVTFKPRLFFFLILAMDGGQIAVFAVQDMLLFFLAWELELLPVYLLLAIWGAKKRQYAATKFILYTAGGSVFILLAALAMGFQGGGAPSFEYSALAAKEFGTRFELLAYAGLLIAFGVKLPIVPLHTWLPDAHGEATAPVHMLLAGILLKMGGYALLRFNVQLLPDAHAQFAPLLVVLGVVNIIYAALTSFAQRNLKRKIAYSSISHMGFVLIGIGSFSAVGTSGAMLQMVSHGLIGASLFFLVGATYDRTHTLQLDEMGGVGQKMRKMFALWTICSLASLALPGMSGFISELMVFVGFVTSEAYALSFRIVMAALAAVGVILTPIYLLSMLREIFFGKENPELASHNQLVDAEPREIYIISALLVPIIGIGLYPRLVTDSYRASIEALVARENLAFNKVIGPIPTGLIRKSLVAPSLLPPALVRVSALA; from the coding sequence CTGCTGGACTTCGCTGTGACGACAGGCTCCGTAGCAGCCGTGCCCTGGCTGAGCATCTCGATCCTGTTCCCGATCGCCGCCGCGCTGGCGATCCCCTTCATCCCCGATGCCGGCGACGGCAAGACCGTGCGCTGGTATGCCCTCGGGGTGTCCCTGATCACCTTCCTGGTCACGGCAGCGGCCTACCTCAATGGCTACGACCCGTCGGTGGAGGGCTTGCAGCTGATCGAGCGGGTGGAGTGGCTGCCTGATCTGGGCCTGGCCTGGTCGGTGGGGGCCGATGGCCTCTCAATGCCGCTGATCCTGCTCACCAGCTTCATCACCGCCCTGGCGGTGCTGGCCGCCTGGCCGGTCACGTTCAAACCGCGGCTGTTCTTCTTCCTGATCCTGGCCATGGACGGCGGCCAGATCGCCGTGTTCGCCGTTCAGGACATGCTGCTGTTCTTCCTGGCCTGGGAACTGGAGCTGCTGCCGGTGTACCTGCTGCTGGCGATCTGGGGGGCCAAGAAGCGCCAATACGCCGCCACCAAATTCATCCTCTACACCGCCGGCGGCTCGGTGTTCATCCTGCTGGCGGCCCTGGCGATGGGCTTCCAAGGCGGCGGCGCCCCCAGCTTCGAGTACTCGGCCCTGGCGGCCAAGGAGTTCGGCACACGCTTCGAGCTGCTGGCCTATGCGGGCCTGCTGATCGCCTTCGGGGTGAAGCTGCCTATCGTGCCGCTGCACACCTGGCTCCCCGATGCCCACGGCGAAGCCACGGCACCGGTGCACATGCTGCTCGCCGGCATCCTGCTGAAGATGGGCGGCTATGCGCTGCTGCGCTTCAACGTGCAGCTGCTACCCGACGCCCACGCCCAGTTCGCTCCGCTGCTGGTGGTGCTTGGGGTCGTGAACATCATCTATGCGGCGCTCACATCGTTTGCCCAGCGCAACCTCAAGCGCAAGATCGCCTACAGCTCGATCAGCCACATGGGCTTCGTGCTGATCGGCATCGGCAGCTTCAGCGCCGTGGGCACCAGCGGCGCGATGCTGCAGATGGTGAGCCATGGCCTGATCGGCGCCAGTCTGTTCTTCCTGGTGGGGGCCACCTACGACCGCACCCACACCCTGCAGCTCGATGAGATGGGCGGCGTGGGCCAGAAAATGCGCAAGATGTTCGCCCTCTGGACCATCTGCTCGCTGGCCTCGCTGGCCCTGCCGGGGATGAGCGGCTTCATCTCAGAGCTGATGGTGTTCGTGGGCTTTGTGACCAGCGAGGCCTACGCCCTCAGCTTCCGCATCGTGATGGCGGCCCTGGCGGCGGTGGGAGTGATCCTCACTCCGATCTACCTGCTCTCGATGCTGCGGGAGATCTTCTTCGGCAAGGAGAACCCCGAGCTGGCCAGCCACAACCAGCTGGTGGACGCCGAGCCCAGGGAGATCTACATCATCTCCGCTCTGCTTGTGCCGATCATCGGCATCGGCCTCTATCCGCGCCTGGTCACCGACAGTTACCGGGCCTCAATTGAGGCGCTGGTGGCCCGCGAAAATCTGGCCTTCAACAAGGTGATCGGACCGATCCCCACCGGCTTGATCCGCAAGAGCCTGGTGGCTCCCAGCCTGTTGCCTCCAGCGCTGGTCCGGGTCTCTGCCCTGGCCTGA
- a CDS encoding NAD(P)H-quinone oxidoreductase subunit 5 translates to MSSAAELAWLIPVLPLAGAALVGLGLISFNRTINRLRKPVALLLISLVGASAVISFVILAQQLAGAPATEVLFNWASTGDFNLQMGYRVDPLGAVMLALVTTIALLVMVYSDGYMAHDKSYVRFFTYLALFSSSMLGLVLSPNLLEIYVFWELVGMCSYLLVGFWYDREGAANAAQKAFIVNRVGDFGLLLGILGLFWATGSFGFEEIAARLSEGLANGSITHVAAVILCLLVFMGPMAKSAQFPLHVWLPDAMEGPTPISALIHAATMVAAGVFLVARLQPIYLQFPDVQTVIAVVGTITCFLGASIALTQHDLKKGLAYSTVSQLGYMVLAMGCGAPIAGMFHLVTHAFFKAMLFLGSGSVIHAMEEVVGHEPVLAQDMRLMGGLRKYMPVTAITFLIGCVAISGIPPLAGFWSKDEILGVAFASYPLLWVVGFLTAGMTAFYMFRLYFLTFEGPFRGHDTAMKQQLLAAAGKGSSSEEQGEGHGHHASHPHESGWQMAAPLAVLAVPSVLIGLLGTPWHSRFGALLDPQEAAEAAEHFSWGEFLPLAGASVAISITGITVAVLAYSLHKLDLARLVAARFPSVNAFLANKWYLDDLNDRLFVQGSRKLARQVLEVDAKVVDGVVNLTGLLTLGSGEGLKYFETGRAQFYALIVFGGVIALVVLFSAFG, encoded by the coding sequence ATGAGCTCGGCCGCTGAACTTGCCTGGTTGATTCCCGTGCTGCCATTGGCGGGAGCCGCGCTGGTGGGGCTGGGGTTGATCAGCTTCAACCGCACCATCAACCGACTGCGCAAACCCGTCGCCCTGCTGCTGATCAGCCTGGTGGGGGCTTCCGCTGTGATCAGCTTCGTGATCCTGGCCCAGCAACTGGCCGGTGCCCCCGCCACCGAAGTGCTGTTCAACTGGGCCAGCACCGGCGACTTCAACCTGCAGATGGGCTACCGGGTGGATCCCCTGGGGGCCGTGATGCTGGCCCTGGTCACCACCATCGCCCTGCTGGTGATGGTCTACTCCGATGGCTACATGGCGCACGACAAGAGCTACGTGCGCTTCTTCACCTACCTGGCCCTGTTCAGCAGCTCGATGCTCGGGCTGGTGCTCAGCCCCAACCTGCTGGAGATCTACGTCTTCTGGGAGCTAGTGGGCATGTGCTCCTACCTGCTGGTGGGCTTCTGGTACGACCGCGAAGGGGCCGCCAACGCCGCCCAAAAAGCCTTCATCGTCAACCGGGTGGGGGATTTCGGCCTGCTGCTGGGCATCCTCGGCCTGTTCTGGGCCACCGGCAGCTTCGGCTTCGAAGAGATCGCTGCGCGGCTCTCCGAGGGCCTCGCCAACGGCAGCATCACCCACGTGGCCGCCGTGATCCTCTGCCTTCTGGTGTTCATGGGACCGATGGCGAAGTCGGCTCAGTTTCCGCTCCATGTCTGGCTGCCCGATGCCATGGAGGGCCCGACACCGATCTCGGCCCTGATCCACGCGGCCACGATGGTGGCCGCCGGGGTGTTCCTGGTGGCTCGGCTCCAGCCCATCTACCTCCAGTTCCCAGATGTGCAGACGGTGATTGCCGTGGTCGGCACAATCACCTGCTTCCTGGGGGCCTCGATCGCCCTCACCCAGCACGACCTTAAAAAGGGCCTGGCCTACAGCACCGTCTCCCAACTGGGCTACATGGTCCTGGCGATGGGCTGCGGCGCCCCGATCGCCGGCATGTTCCACCTGGTCACCCATGCCTTCTTCAAGGCGATGCTGTTCCTGGGCTCGGGCTCGGTGATCCACGCCATGGAAGAAGTGGTGGGCCACGAGCCCGTGCTCGCCCAGGACATGCGCCTGATGGGCGGTTTGCGCAAGTACATGCCGGTCACCGCGATCACCTTTTTGATCGGCTGCGTGGCGATCAGCGGCATCCCCCCCCTGGCGGGTTTCTGGAGCAAGGACGAGATCCTTGGGGTGGCCTTCGCCAGTTACCCACTGCTGTGGGTGGTCGGTTTCCTGACCGCCGGCATGACCGCCTTCTACATGTTCCGGCTCTACTTCCTCACCTTCGAGGGCCCCTTCCGTGGCCATGACACCGCCATGAAGCAACAACTGCTGGCGGCAGCCGGCAAAGGCAGCAGCAGTGAGGAGCAGGGGGAGGGCCACGGCCACCACGCCAGCCACCCCCACGAATCCGGCTGGCAGATGGCCGCCCCCCTGGCTGTGCTGGCGGTGCCCTCGGTGCTGATCGGTCTGCTGGGCACCCCCTGGCACAGCCGCTTCGGGGCCCTGCTCGATCCACAGGAAGCCGCTGAGGCGGCCGAGCATTTCAGCTGGGGAGAGTTCCTGCCCCTGGCCGGCGCGTCGGTGGCGATCTCCATCACAGGCATCACCGTGGCGGTGCTGGCCTACTCCCTGCACAAGCTTGATCTGGCCAGGCTGGTGGCGGCCCGCTTCCCCAGCGTCAACGCCTTCCTGGCCAACAAGTGGTACCTCGATGACCTCAACGATCGCCTGTTCGTGCAGGGCAGCCGCAAACTGGCCCGCCAGGTGCTCGAGGTGGACGCCAAGGTGGTCGATGGGGTGGTGAACCTCACCGGCCTGCTCACCCTGGGTAGCGGCGAGGGTCTCAAGTACTTCGAAACCGGCCGGGCCCAGTTCTATGCCCTGATCGTGTTCGGTGGGGTGATCGCCCTGGTGGTGCTGTTCAGCGCCTTCGGCTGA
- a CDS encoding NnrU family protein: protein MLALLLAFAVLHSGGAALRVWGEERIGARAWRLLFAALSIPAAVVVIGFFIAHRYDGLRLWNLQEQPWIVPLVWVGTAISFFFLYPATYNLLEIPALLKPEVRLYASGIIRISRHPQAVGQVLWCATHLLWIGSSFTAWACLGLIAHHLFAVWHGDRRLAARFGDAFEELRSSTSVLPFRAVLDGRQRLVLAEFLRPSQLGIAIAIGVLWWSHRWIGVAATAFNRSPLGALLG, encoded by the coding sequence ATGCTGGCCCTGCTGCTGGCCTTCGCCGTGCTCCACAGCGGTGGGGCCGCCCTGCGCGTCTGGGGGGAGGAACGCATCGGCGCCAGGGCCTGGCGGCTGCTGTTCGCCGCCCTGAGCATCCCCGCCGCCGTGGTGGTGATCGGGTTCTTCATCGCCCACCGCTACGACGGCCTGCGCCTCTGGAACCTGCAGGAGCAGCCCTGGATCGTGCCGCTCGTGTGGGTGGGGACGGCGATCAGCTTCTTCTTTCTCTATCCCGCCACATACAACCTGCTGGAAATCCCGGCCCTGCTGAAGCCCGAGGTGCGCCTCTACGCCAGCGGCATCATCCGCATCAGCCGCCATCCCCAGGCGGTCGGTCAGGTGCTCTGGTGCGCCACCCACCTGCTCTGGATCGGCAGCAGCTTCACGGCCTGGGCTTGCCTGGGCCTGATCGCCCACCATCTGTTTGCCGTCTGGCATGGCGACCGGCGCCTGGCCGCGCGTTTTGGTGACGCCTTTGAGGAGCTGCGCTCGAGCACCTCGGTGCTGCCGTTCCGGGCTGTGCTGGACGGACGCCAGCGGCTGGTGCTGGCCGAATTCCTCAGACCCTCCCAGCTGGGGATCGCGATCGCGATCGGGGTGCTGTGGTGGAGCCACCGCTGGATCGGCGTGGCCGCGACGGCCTTCAACCGCAGTCCTCTCGGGGCCCTACTGGGCTGA